One window of the Scyliorhinus canicula chromosome 25, sScyCan1.1, whole genome shotgun sequence genome contains the following:
- the ndufb7 gene encoding NADH dehydrogenase [ubiquinone] 1 beta subcomplex subunit 7, with product MGAHLGRRYLSGPDTEPDPGAIPSFPAQLGFPERQERVMIATQEEMNDAQLPLSQRDYCAHYLIKFLKCKRDMWPNFLECKHERHDWDYCEHEDYVMRMKEYERERRLLMRKKKMEERQAA from the exons ATGGGGGCGCACCTGGGGCGGCGGTACCTGAGCGGGCCGGACACTGAGCCCGACCCCGGGGCCATCCCCAGCTTCCCGGCCCAGCTGGGCTTCCCCGAGCGCCAGGAGCGCG TGATGATCGCAACACAAGAGGAGATGAATGATGCCCAGTTGCCCCTCAGTCAGCGCGATTACTGCGCTCATTACCTCATCAAGTTTTTGAAGTGTAAACGGGACATGTGGCCCAACTTCCTCGAGTGTAAGCACGAGCGTCACGATTGGGATTACTGTGAGCACGAGGA TTACGTGATGCGTATGAAGGAGTACGAGAGGGAGAGACGCCTGCTGATGAGGAAGAAGaaaatggaggagaggcaggcagcATAA